One Castanea sativa cultivar Marrone di Chiusa Pesio chromosome 4, ASM4071231v1 DNA window includes the following coding sequences:
- the LOC142631320 gene encoding putative GPI-anchored protein At1g61900 isoform X1 → MDCFQTVSRLKGSLCHQLLLFIIWLSSFQELVAVKTLLEPIHTSSMSELASSPSSGLFDPIEISPSVIPHYPNPVEPLPPMYPVFPNRYEPNITGKCPVNFSLMSSLMDKTASDCADPLAALLRNVICCPQLSSFLHLFQGFYSNNSDKLVVQDAVANYCFTDIISILASRGADSNVPTICSVKSSNLTGGSCPVKDVVTFEKTVNTSKLLEACSTVDPLKECCRPVCQPAIMEATLKISGRQLMMDENKNMVGELNHSDPLADCKGVVYSYLSRKLPLDDVNKALRLFSTCKVNKVCPLSFTQPSEVIEACRNVAAPSPSCCSSLNTYIAGIQKQMLITNRQAIICATVFGSMLRKGGIMTNIYELCDVDLKDFSMQVFGQAGCLLRSLPDDVIFDNATGVGLVCDLTDNIAAPWPSSSSMSSMSFCAPEMSLPALPTSQTLKNPGCRSGELEMLVPIFSFFVFTTLLF, encoded by the exons ATGGACTGTTTCCAGACTGTTAGTCGTCTAAAGG GTTCTCTGTGCCATCagttattattattcatcattTGGCTATCCAGTTTTCAAGAATTGGTGGCAGTGAAGACACTGCTTGAGCCTATTCACACTTCTTCCATGTCTGAGCTAGCTAGTTCACCTAGTAGTGGACTGTTTGATCCCATAGAAATATCACCTTCTGTCATTCCCCACTACCCAAATCCTGTTGAACCTTTGCCACCAATGTACCCTGTCTTTCCAAACAGATATGAGCCAAATATAACAGGAAAATGTCCTGTAAATTTCTCTCTTATGTCAAGTCTCATGGACAAAACAGCATCTGATTGTGCTGATCCTTTGGCAGCACTTTTACGAAATGTAATATGTTGTCCACAGTTAAGTAGTTTTCTCCACCTCTTCCAGGGTTTCTACAGCAACAACTCTGATAAGTTGGTTGTCCAAGATGCTGTTGCTAATTATTGTTTTACAGATATCATTAGTATCTTAGCTAGTAGAGGGGCAGATAGTAACGTACCTACAATTTGCTCCGTTAAATCATCGAATCTTACAGGTGGGTCTTGTCCGGTGAAGGATGTTGTTACCTTTGAGAAAACAGTGAATACAAGCAAATTACTGGAGGCCTGCAGCACTGTTGATCCTCTTAAAGAGTGTTGTAGACCTGTTTGCCAGCCTGCAATTATGGAGGCTACTCTTAAGATTTCAGGAAGACAATTGATGATGGATGAGAATAAAAATATGGTAGGGGAGCTTAATCATAGTGATCCTCTTGCTGATTGTAAAGGAGTGGTTTATTCCTATCTTTCAAGGAAACTTCCGTTGGATGACGTAAATAAAGCACTTCGATTATTCTCTACCTGCAAAGTTAACAAAG TTTGTCCTTTAAGTTTTACGCAGCCTTCTGAAGTAATTGAAGCATGTCGTAATGTAGCTGCTCCCAGTCCTTCCTGCTGTAGCTCGTTAAATACTTATATTGCTGGGATACAAAAGCAAATGTTGATTACAAATAGACAAGCTATAATCTGTGCAACAGTGTTTGGGTCCATGTTACGGAAAGGTGGGATTATGACAAATATTTATGAGCTTTGCGACGTTGACTTGAAAGATTTTAGTATGCAAG TATTTGGACAAG CAGGGTGTCTACTTCGAAGCTTGCCTGATGATGTGATATTTGACAATGCAACAGGCGTTGGCCTTGTATGTGACTTGACTGACAACATTGCAGCACCGTGGCCTTCGTCATCCTCAATGTCGTCCATGTCTTTTTGTGCACCTG AGATGTCATTGCCTGCACTACCAACATCACAGACTTTAAAAAATCCTG GCTGTCGAAGTGGTGAGTTAGAAATGCTGGTAcccattttttcattttttgttttcactaCATTGTTGTTCTGA
- the LOC142630691 gene encoding uncharacterized protein LOC142630691, which translates to MATTGFYQTNIDSIYSQIKHEEKQIRLNRRWLVGLPTSKSNPKKFGGPNVLKNRSLPESLLREDDIFYENVKTCVEEAFGACKVGVHNATKVDLEMFDTRNLTRIIFSCLNELNNRGLYLLTLILTGGSVKFEKTRWKMKKVIGDHIPKVLKSQNHKHHKMEIYRQLSQILNDPQNFRKKCVTFLTPRSQFHRTAVTNVLRGLENLPIEILIAMNKKLKGSKVSIPQLSTRKSGWNRNDLIIRVRNTSEKMLSELGVGDELQEPLAKAMAIPGLLLKITPGFQNSSITEFYPVSSEIRTLQNEISKAIWLLKTRVRFSELKNLQLLLDPSAKVSNRSLRTAIRKMLTVYLVECSDMDTIPKSLLETLAVINRYSRSTLLGCFKKEDIGEEIELETECILSVSAQTKQIVLDLLPDHDFDEDFTDAYMEELEESEDDDNDDNSRSSQSSRSHCMDSDNHIESTADSVPFDCKSPTSKTKENGSFCFPTPGNCLNGASVEGPTPKEFTRVDSVDPLGIISSPFRESRSLSSPININMNQHNVESMSESNMHRTKEIDFCSPFSPKERSGENSIERHDTEFNSRADTANPPPSVSNVSCGNPKATNGKQSTCNNQYLAIQEVCDETSMVAYNLIGHLLEEFAQVEGLDLDWRDNLYLRGDNSIEEDSKEEEKKQPASEADNGGSVIVRVVEELIPSFPKSGIERLKILMGL; encoded by the exons ATGGCCACTACGGGCTTCTACCAAACGAATATTGATTCGATTTATTCACAGATTAAGCACGAAGAGAAGCAGATCAGACTCAATAGAAg ATGGTTGGTGGGGCTTCCTACATCCAAATCTAACCCGAAGAAATTTGGAGGACCCAATGTCTTGAAAAATAG GTCTTTACCCGAGTCTTTGCTTAGGGAAGATGAT ATATTCTATGAGAATGTAAAAACATGTGTTGAAGAAGCCTTTGGAGCATGTAAAGTTGGAGTGCATAATGCTACTAAAGTTGATTTGGAAATGTTTGACACGCGCAATTTAACAAGAATAATTTTCTCATGCCTCAATGAATTGAATAATAGAGGTCTTTACCTTCTTACTCTGATACTTACAGGAGGCTCAGTAAAGTTTGAGAAAACTCGTTGGAAGATGAAGAAGGTAATTGGAGATCATATTCCAAAAGTTCTTAAAAGCCAAAATCATAAACATCATAAAATGGAAATTTATAGGCAGCTATCCCAAATTCTTAATGATCCGCAAAATTTCCGAAAGAAATGTGTGACGTTTTTGACTCCCAGATCCCAGTTTCATCGTACTGCTGTAACTAATGTCCTGCGTGGATTAGAGAACTTGCCTATTGAGATCCTGATTGCAATGAACAAGAAGCTTAAAGGTTCCAAAGTAAGCATACCTCAGTTGTCCACTCGCAAAAGTGGATGGAATCGAAATGATTTAATTATACGAGTGAGGAATACTAGTGAAAAGATGCTTTCAGAACTTGGTGTAGGGGATGAGCTACAGGAGCCATTAGCCAAAGCAATGGCAATACCGGGCTTATTGCTGAAGATAACACCAGGTTTTCAAAATTCCTCCATAACAGAGTTCTATCCAGTCTCTTCAGAAATAAGAACCTTGCAGAATGAGATATCAAAGGCTATTTGGTTACTAAAGACAAGAGTTAGGTTTTCAGAGTTGAAGAACTTGCAGCTTCTGCTAGACCCAAGTGCAAAAGTATCAAATCGTAGTTTACGCACAGCaataaggaaaatgttaacTGTATATCTTGTCGAGTGCAGTGATATGGATACCATTCCAAAGTCGCTATTGGAAACCCTTGCTGTTATTAATAGGTATTCTCGAAGTACACTACTTGGATGCTTCAAAAAGGAGGATATTGGGGAGGAAATTGAATTAGAAACAGAATGCATATTGAGTGTCAGTGCCCAGACAAAGCAGATTGTTTTAGATTTGCTGCCTGACCATGACTTTGATGAAGATTTTACTGATGCATATATGGAGGAGCTAGAAGAAAGTGAagatgatgacaatgatgataaTAGTAGGAGCTCTCAGAGTAGTAGGTCTCACTGTATGGACTCAGATAACCACATTGAAAGTACTGCAGATTCGGTGCCATTTGATTGCAAGTCACCTACATCTAAAACTAAGGAGAATGGATCTTTCTGTTTCCCTACACCTGGAAACTGTTTAAATGGTGCTTCCGTTGAGGGACCTACACCTAAGGAATTTACTAGAGTGGATTCTGTTGATCCTCTTGGTATCATTTCCTCTCCATTCAGGGAATCAAGATCACTTAGCAGCccaattaatattaatatgaaCCAACACAATGTTGAAAGTATGAGTGAATCAAACATGCATAGAACaaaagaaattgatttttgCTCACCTTTTTCACCAAAGGAAAGGTCAGGTGAAAATTCTATTGAGAGACATGATACTGAATTCAACTCCAGAGCAGATACAGCAAACCCACCTCCTTCTGTTTCTAACGTGTCATGTGGGAATCCAAAAGCTACAAATGGGAAGCAAAGTACATGTAACAACCAGTACCtagccatccaagaagtttgtgATGAAACGAGTATGGTCGCCTATAATCTCATTGGTCACTTGCTGGAGGAGTTTGCACAAGTAGAAGGCTTGGATTTGGACTGGAGAGATAATTTGTATCTCAGAGGCGATAATTCAATTGAAGAAGATTCCAAAG aggaagaaaaaaagcagCCTGCATCTGAGGCTGATAATGGAGGTTCAGTTATTGTTCGGGTAGTTGAAGAGCTAATTCCTTCCTTTCCTAAGAG TGGAATTGAAAGATTGAAGATATTGATGGGCTTGTGA
- the LOC142631320 gene encoding putative GPI-anchored protein At1g61900 isoform X2, which translates to MDCFQTVSRLKGSLCHQLLLFIIWLSSFQELVAVKTLLEPIHTSSMSELASSPSSGLFDPIEISPSVIPHYPNPVEPLPPMYPVFPNRYEPNITGKCPVNFSLMSSLMDKTASDCADPLAALLRNVICCPQLSSFLHLFQGFYSNNSDKLVVQDAVANYCFTDIISILASRGADSNVPTICSVKSSNLTGGSCPVKDVVTFEKTVNTSKLLEACSTVDPLKECCRPVCQPAIMEATLKISGRQLMMDENKNMVGELNHSDPLADCKGVVYSYLSRKLPLDDVNKALRLFSTCKVNKVCPLSFTQPSEVIEACRNVAAPSPSCCSSLNTYIAGIQKQMLITNRQAIICATVFGSMLRKGGIMTNIYELCDVDLKDFSMQVFGQGCLLRSLPDDVIFDNATGVGLVCDLTDNIAAPWPSSSSMSSMSFCAPEMSLPALPTSQTLKNPGCRSGELEMLVPIFSFFVFTTLLF; encoded by the exons ATGGACTGTTTCCAGACTGTTAGTCGTCTAAAGG GTTCTCTGTGCCATCagttattattattcatcattTGGCTATCCAGTTTTCAAGAATTGGTGGCAGTGAAGACACTGCTTGAGCCTATTCACACTTCTTCCATGTCTGAGCTAGCTAGTTCACCTAGTAGTGGACTGTTTGATCCCATAGAAATATCACCTTCTGTCATTCCCCACTACCCAAATCCTGTTGAACCTTTGCCACCAATGTACCCTGTCTTTCCAAACAGATATGAGCCAAATATAACAGGAAAATGTCCTGTAAATTTCTCTCTTATGTCAAGTCTCATGGACAAAACAGCATCTGATTGTGCTGATCCTTTGGCAGCACTTTTACGAAATGTAATATGTTGTCCACAGTTAAGTAGTTTTCTCCACCTCTTCCAGGGTTTCTACAGCAACAACTCTGATAAGTTGGTTGTCCAAGATGCTGTTGCTAATTATTGTTTTACAGATATCATTAGTATCTTAGCTAGTAGAGGGGCAGATAGTAACGTACCTACAATTTGCTCCGTTAAATCATCGAATCTTACAGGTGGGTCTTGTCCGGTGAAGGATGTTGTTACCTTTGAGAAAACAGTGAATACAAGCAAATTACTGGAGGCCTGCAGCACTGTTGATCCTCTTAAAGAGTGTTGTAGACCTGTTTGCCAGCCTGCAATTATGGAGGCTACTCTTAAGATTTCAGGAAGACAATTGATGATGGATGAGAATAAAAATATGGTAGGGGAGCTTAATCATAGTGATCCTCTTGCTGATTGTAAAGGAGTGGTTTATTCCTATCTTTCAAGGAAACTTCCGTTGGATGACGTAAATAAAGCACTTCGATTATTCTCTACCTGCAAAGTTAACAAAG TTTGTCCTTTAAGTTTTACGCAGCCTTCTGAAGTAATTGAAGCATGTCGTAATGTAGCTGCTCCCAGTCCTTCCTGCTGTAGCTCGTTAAATACTTATATTGCTGGGATACAAAAGCAAATGTTGATTACAAATAGACAAGCTATAATCTGTGCAACAGTGTTTGGGTCCATGTTACGGAAAGGTGGGATTATGACAAATATTTATGAGCTTTGCGACGTTGACTTGAAAGATTTTAGTATGCAAG TATTTGGACAAG GGTGTCTACTTCGAAGCTTGCCTGATGATGTGATATTTGACAATGCAACAGGCGTTGGCCTTGTATGTGACTTGACTGACAACATTGCAGCACCGTGGCCTTCGTCATCCTCAATGTCGTCCATGTCTTTTTGTGCACCTG AGATGTCATTGCCTGCACTACCAACATCACAGACTTTAAAAAATCCTG GCTGTCGAAGTGGTGAGTTAGAAATGCTGGTAcccattttttcattttttgttttcactaCATTGTTGTTCTGA
- the LOC142631320 gene encoding putative GPI-anchored protein At1g61900 isoform X3, producing MDCFQTVSRLKGSLCHQLLLFIIWLSSFQELVAVKTLLEPIHTSSMSELASSPSSGLFDPIEISPSVIPHYPNPVEPLPPMYPVFPNRYEPNITGKCPVNFSLMSSLMDKTASDCADPLAALLRNVICCPQLSSFLHLFQGFYSNNSDKLVVQDAVANYCFTDIISILASRGADSNVPTICSVKSSNLTGGSCPVKDVVTFEKTVNTSKLLEACSTVDPLKECCRPVCQPAIMEATLKISGRQLMMDENKNMVGELNHSDPLADCKGVVYSYLSRKLPLDDVNKALRLFSTCKVNKVCPLSFTQPSEVIEACRNVAAPSPSCCSSLNTYIAGIQKQMLITNRQAIICATVFGSMLRKGGIMTNIYELCDVDLKDFSMQAGCLLRSLPDDVIFDNATGVGLVCDLTDNIAAPWPSSSSMSSMSFCAPEMSLPALPTSQTLKNPGCRSGELEMLVPIFSFFVFTTLLF from the exons ATGGACTGTTTCCAGACTGTTAGTCGTCTAAAGG GTTCTCTGTGCCATCagttattattattcatcattTGGCTATCCAGTTTTCAAGAATTGGTGGCAGTGAAGACACTGCTTGAGCCTATTCACACTTCTTCCATGTCTGAGCTAGCTAGTTCACCTAGTAGTGGACTGTTTGATCCCATAGAAATATCACCTTCTGTCATTCCCCACTACCCAAATCCTGTTGAACCTTTGCCACCAATGTACCCTGTCTTTCCAAACAGATATGAGCCAAATATAACAGGAAAATGTCCTGTAAATTTCTCTCTTATGTCAAGTCTCATGGACAAAACAGCATCTGATTGTGCTGATCCTTTGGCAGCACTTTTACGAAATGTAATATGTTGTCCACAGTTAAGTAGTTTTCTCCACCTCTTCCAGGGTTTCTACAGCAACAACTCTGATAAGTTGGTTGTCCAAGATGCTGTTGCTAATTATTGTTTTACAGATATCATTAGTATCTTAGCTAGTAGAGGGGCAGATAGTAACGTACCTACAATTTGCTCCGTTAAATCATCGAATCTTACAGGTGGGTCTTGTCCGGTGAAGGATGTTGTTACCTTTGAGAAAACAGTGAATACAAGCAAATTACTGGAGGCCTGCAGCACTGTTGATCCTCTTAAAGAGTGTTGTAGACCTGTTTGCCAGCCTGCAATTATGGAGGCTACTCTTAAGATTTCAGGAAGACAATTGATGATGGATGAGAATAAAAATATGGTAGGGGAGCTTAATCATAGTGATCCTCTTGCTGATTGTAAAGGAGTGGTTTATTCCTATCTTTCAAGGAAACTTCCGTTGGATGACGTAAATAAAGCACTTCGATTATTCTCTACCTGCAAAGTTAACAAAG TTTGTCCTTTAAGTTTTACGCAGCCTTCTGAAGTAATTGAAGCATGTCGTAATGTAGCTGCTCCCAGTCCTTCCTGCTGTAGCTCGTTAAATACTTATATTGCTGGGATACAAAAGCAAATGTTGATTACAAATAGACAAGCTATAATCTGTGCAACAGTGTTTGGGTCCATGTTACGGAAAGGTGGGATTATGACAAATATTTATGAGCTTTGCGACGTTGACTTGAAAGATTTTAGTATGCAAG CAGGGTGTCTACTTCGAAGCTTGCCTGATGATGTGATATTTGACAATGCAACAGGCGTTGGCCTTGTATGTGACTTGACTGACAACATTGCAGCACCGTGGCCTTCGTCATCCTCAATGTCGTCCATGTCTTTTTGTGCACCTG AGATGTCATTGCCTGCACTACCAACATCACAGACTTTAAAAAATCCTG GCTGTCGAAGTGGTGAGTTAGAAATGCTGGTAcccattttttcattttttgttttcactaCATTGTTGTTCTGA